GAAATTGCCCCGGGGGTGTTCGAGGGAATCTCGGAGCGGCCGGCCGGAGGCCATGGATATTTCCGGGTCCGCGTCGTAACGCCGTCCGTCACCGCACCGCTGCATCGGTTGCGCGGAGTGGACGGGCTGGTAATCCCGCGGGTCCGCGATGCCCAGTCCGTTCCAACCTCCCGTGGCGTCCTGCCGCCTCGAACCCACTGGCGCTCGACTGGACCATGAGTCGCGTGCTAATGAGTGCTTCGGGAACCGCTTAAATTCGAAATCCGTTCACGAAGCCAGCGCGGACGGTTGGTGGTGATCCCATCAATGCCGGCCTCGGCCAATTGCCGCGCAATTGCGGGCTCATCCACTGTCCACACGTACAATTTCATTCCCGCCGCATGCACGGACTTTACGAAGGATGAATCGATCGGAAACCGGTGCTGCAGATTGAGACCGCTCAATTTGGCGGCGCGGGCTTTCGCGATGAGCTCAGCGACGGGTGGTTCGTTGACGTTGGTTCGGCTGGGACTTGCAAGCCAATAGACTTCGAGCTTCGGCAGTCGTTCCCTCGCCAGGCGCATTGTTTCGTAGTCGAACCCGATGATCACGATCTCGTTTGTCCGCTGGCTGGCTGCAACGATGCGGGCGAGCTCCGGCAGCACTTCGGGTCCGCACTTGATCTCGACGAACAACCGCTTGCCTTCAGGAATCCAACGAAGAATTTCATCCAGCAACGGAGCGGGTTCCGAGAAGTCGCTCCCCAGCCACTTGCCCCATTGGCAGACGTCGAGATCCCGCAAAGCCTCCCAATTCTCTGCGACAATCCGATTGCTCACGCCTGCCGTGCGAAATGTGTCTGCATCGTGCATTACGATGATCCGTTGATCACGGGTGATATGCACGTCGACCTCGCACGCATCAGCTCCTTGCGCGAAACCTGCCTGCACTGCGGTGAGCGTGTTTTCCGGCGCGTCATGGGAAGCACCGCGGTGTGCAATGAT
This window of the Verrucomicrobiia bacterium genome carries:
- a CDS encoding glycerophosphodiester phosphodiesterase family protein; amino-acid sequence: MGVLNDPSKRPASRGRLECGILALVASLSVMSSQGLEIIAHRGASHDAPENTLTAVQAGFAQGADACEVDVHITRDQRIIVMHDADTFRTAGVSNRIVAENWEALRDLDVCQWGKWLGSDFSEPAPLLDEILRWIPEGKRLFVEIKCGPEVLPELARIVAASQRTNEIVIIGFDYETMRLARERLPKLEVYWLASPSRTNVNEPPVAELIAKARAAKLSGLNLQHRFPIDSSFVKSVHAAGMKLYVWTVDEPAIARQLAEAGIDGITTNRPRWLRERISNLSGSRSTH